A DNA window from Paralichthys olivaceus isolate ysfri-2021 chromosome 3, ASM2471397v2, whole genome shotgun sequence contains the following coding sequences:
- the spata1 gene encoding spermatogenesis-associated protein 1 isoform X2 codes for MMELSCESVRYPGDRRPVSCKFVELHVLYVPDDQWNVKLNKVPAEAIESFISAGFIRVYPDVTLKSLRSDLGALLGTERSINKFSFLKCVGRSLALVKSKQEKDLKVKTFAPPYAPQPELYLLSTVENSSSVCSLSLDTSSSSPDPPNYHHPPKTCSLPTRTKEAVKFPLIPQCSHQPPPTPSLEEEEEEEEDEEEEEEEHSYSSSEGDEEHEEEALSSIKPECTEQCCPSKAQSQRVKQPVSLRKVSQRREADSAQAREPPEKEETCRKKKQYQRKVARDSGVAESLEDGDSGFLFTDGVGKSKDARTLKSSSGATESPAVSSRPVRCSSPPPGLHMALLTHKPAAPPVLQTNREELIEEIKLVREERRQLEWTRQELLRKGKDLLAQNRHRRNQARDSWKKKYFETKKATAPLEDSLRKVRQELETFYNKLLHQLQARDNRGKPRRQGRSSIKNELIIQIMTESHEIDNLKRNVEDAKMKLVTEIKLRKQAATELRALKAELAQKKSQSSHLGFGNTTRERPQVQNTSI; via the exons ATGATGGAGCTGTCGTGTGAGTCCGTCAGATATCCAGGGGACAGAAGACCGGTCAGTTGCAAG TTTGTGGAGCTCCATGTGCTCTATGTGCCAGACGACCAGTGGAACGTGAAGCTCAATAAAGTACCAGCTGAAGCCATCGAGAGCTTCATATCTGCAGGCTTcatcag agtTTATCCAGATGTCACCCTGAAAAGTCTGAGGAGCGATCTGGGCGCTCTGCTTGGCACCGAGAGGAGCATCAACAAATTCTCCTTCCTGAAATGTGTGGGCCGCAGTCTTGCACTG GTTAAAAGCAAACAGGAGAAGGatctgaaagtgaaaacatttgctCCACCGTAT GCCCCACAGCCGGAGCTTTACCTGCTGTCCACCgtggagaacagcagcagcgTTTGTTCCCTCAGCCtggacaccagcagcagctccccGGACCCCCCCAACTATCACCACCCTCCCAAGACATGCAGCCTGCCAACCAGGACAAAGGAGGCTGTGAAATTCCCGCTCATCCCCCAGTGTTCCCATCAGCCACCTCCCACCCCAAGcctggaagaagaggaggaggaggaagaggacgaagaagaagaagaagaagagcataGCTACAGTTCTTCAGAGGGAGATGAAGAACATGAAGAGGAGGCTCTGTCGTCCATCAAGCCTGAGTGTACAGAGCAGTGCTGTCCAAGCAAGGCTCAGAGTCAAAGAGTAAAGCAGCCTGTGTCACTGAgaaaag TTTCACAGCGACGTGAGGCTGATTCAGCTCAGGCGAGGGAGCCgccagaaaaagaagaaacctgcaggaagaagaaacagtACCAGAGAAAAGTGGCCAGAGATTCAGGAGTGGCAGAGTCGCTGGAGGACGGAGATTCAGGCTTCCTGTTCACAGACGG GGTTGGGAAATCAAAAGATGCACGCACGCTTAAATCATCGAGTGGG GCGACAGAAAGTCCTGCTGTGTCGTCCCGGCCCGTCCGCTGCTCCTCTCCGCCTCCAGGTCTGCACATGGCCTTGCTGACCCATAAACCTGCTGCTCCCCCAGTCCTCCAGACGAACA GAGAGGAGCTGATCGAGGAGATCAAGCTGgtgagggaggaaaggaggcaGCTGGAGTGGACGAGGCAGGAGCTGCTAAGAAAGGGCAAAGATTTACTGGCCCAGAACAGACACAGGAGGAACCAAG CCCGAGACAGttggaaaaagaaatattttgaaACCAAGAAGGCCACAGCACCACTGGAGGACAGCCTGAGAAAGGTGCGACAGGAGCTGGAGACATTTTACAACAAACTCTTGCACCAGCTCCAGGCCAGAGATAACAGAGGGAAGCCAAGACGACAAGGCAGATCCTCCATCAAG AATGAGCTCATCATTCAGATCATGACAGAGAGTCATGAGATTGACAACCTGAAGCGGAACGTAGAAGATGCCAAGATGAAGCTGGTGACGGAgataaag TTGAGGAAACAGGCTGCCACAGAGCTGAGGGCCCTGAAGGCCGAACTGGCCCAGAAGAAAAGCCAGTCGTCTCATCTTGGCTTCGGGAATACGACACGGGAGAGACCACAAGTTCAAAACACCTCCATCTAA
- the spata1 gene encoding spermatogenesis-associated protein 1 isoform X1, whose amino-acid sequence MMELSCESVRYPGDRRPVSCKFVELHVLYVPDDQWNVKLNKVPAEAIESFISAGFIRVYPDVTLKSLRSDLGALLGTERSINKFSFLKCVGRSLALVKSKQEKDLKVKTFAPPYAPQPELYLLSTVENSSSVCSLSLDTSSSSPDPPNYHHPPKTCSLPTRTKEAVKFPLIPQCSHQPPPTPSLEEEEEEEEDEEEEEEEHSYSSSEGDEEHEEEALSSIKPECTEQCCPSKAQSQRVKQPVSLRKALCSTVSQRREADSAQAREPPEKEETCRKKKQYQRKVARDSGVAESLEDGDSGFLFTDGVGKSKDARTLKSSSGATESPAVSSRPVRCSSPPPGLHMALLTHKPAAPPVLQTNREELIEEIKLVREERRQLEWTRQELLRKGKDLLAQNRHRRNQARDSWKKKYFETKKATAPLEDSLRKVRQELETFYNKLLHQLQARDNRGKPRRQGRSSIKNELIIQIMTESHEIDNLKRNVEDAKMKLVTEIKLRKQAATELRALKAELAQKKSQSSHLGFGNTTRERPQVQNTSI is encoded by the exons ATGATGGAGCTGTCGTGTGAGTCCGTCAGATATCCAGGGGACAGAAGACCGGTCAGTTGCAAG TTTGTGGAGCTCCATGTGCTCTATGTGCCAGACGACCAGTGGAACGTGAAGCTCAATAAAGTACCAGCTGAAGCCATCGAGAGCTTCATATCTGCAGGCTTcatcag agtTTATCCAGATGTCACCCTGAAAAGTCTGAGGAGCGATCTGGGCGCTCTGCTTGGCACCGAGAGGAGCATCAACAAATTCTCCTTCCTGAAATGTGTGGGCCGCAGTCTTGCACTG GTTAAAAGCAAACAGGAGAAGGatctgaaagtgaaaacatttgctCCACCGTAT GCCCCACAGCCGGAGCTTTACCTGCTGTCCACCgtggagaacagcagcagcgTTTGTTCCCTCAGCCtggacaccagcagcagctccccGGACCCCCCCAACTATCACCACCCTCCCAAGACATGCAGCCTGCCAACCAGGACAAAGGAGGCTGTGAAATTCCCGCTCATCCCCCAGTGTTCCCATCAGCCACCTCCCACCCCAAGcctggaagaagaggaggaggaggaagaggacgaagaagaagaagaagaagagcataGCTACAGTTCTTCAGAGGGAGATGAAGAACATGAAGAGGAGGCTCTGTCGTCCATCAAGCCTGAGTGTACAGAGCAGTGCTGTCCAAGCAAGGCTCAGAGTCAAAGAGTAAAGCAGCCTGTGTCACTGAgaaaag CTCTTTGTTCGACAGTTTCACAGCGACGTGAGGCTGATTCAGCTCAGGCGAGGGAGCCgccagaaaaagaagaaacctgcaggaagaagaaacagtACCAGAGAAAAGTGGCCAGAGATTCAGGAGTGGCAGAGTCGCTGGAGGACGGAGATTCAGGCTTCCTGTTCACAGACGG GGTTGGGAAATCAAAAGATGCACGCACGCTTAAATCATCGAGTGGG GCGACAGAAAGTCCTGCTGTGTCGTCCCGGCCCGTCCGCTGCTCCTCTCCGCCTCCAGGTCTGCACATGGCCTTGCTGACCCATAAACCTGCTGCTCCCCCAGTCCTCCAGACGAACA GAGAGGAGCTGATCGAGGAGATCAAGCTGgtgagggaggaaaggaggcaGCTGGAGTGGACGAGGCAGGAGCTGCTAAGAAAGGGCAAAGATTTACTGGCCCAGAACAGACACAGGAGGAACCAAG CCCGAGACAGttggaaaaagaaatattttgaaACCAAGAAGGCCACAGCACCACTGGAGGACAGCCTGAGAAAGGTGCGACAGGAGCTGGAGACATTTTACAACAAACTCTTGCACCAGCTCCAGGCCAGAGATAACAGAGGGAAGCCAAGACGACAAGGCAGATCCTCCATCAAG AATGAGCTCATCATTCAGATCATGACAGAGAGTCATGAGATTGACAACCTGAAGCGGAACGTAGAAGATGCCAAGATGAAGCTGGTGACGGAgataaag TTGAGGAAACAGGCTGCCACAGAGCTGAGGGCCCTGAAGGCCGAACTGGCCCAGAAGAAAAGCCAGTCGTCTCATCTTGGCTTCGGGAATACGACACGGGAGAGACCACAAGTTCAAAACACCTCCATCTAA
- the ctbs gene encoding di-N-acetylchitobiase: MARGVVSWLLLWTLVSVCGADVCPCERPELCQQIRQQRDFEVFLFDVGGKTWKFYNWSMVTTVATFGKYDADLMCYAHSKGARVVLKGDVPLSYVVDQDNRTAWITEKVNLAKSQFMDGINLDIEQAVEEGSPEYHALTDLVKETTETFHREIPGSQVSFDVAWSPHCVDGRCYDYVTIAESCDLLFVMSYDEQSQIMGDCIAMANAPLNQTLNAYDEYLKLKIDPKKLVMGVPWYGYDYVCLNLSQEGICSIAKVPFRGAPCSDAAGKQKTYKWIMKQVNSSMSGRMWDSKQEAPYINYKDDIGRIHQVWYDDPQSICAKTDYVTSRGLRGVGMWNSNILDYSGEAVARQQTVMMWNALLGC, translated from the exons ATGGCGCGGGGTGTCGTGTCGTGGCTGTTGTTGTGGACTCTGGTGTCGGTGTGTGGAGCGGACGTGTGTCCGTGTGAGAGGCCGGAGCTCTGTCAGCAGATCCGTCAGCAGAGAGACTTCGAG gtgtttttgtttgatgtgGGTGGAAAGACATGGAAGTTCTACAACTGGAGCATGGTGACAACAGTGGCGACATTTGGAAAATATGATGCTGACCTCATGTGTTACGCTCACTCCAAAGGAGCTCGAGTAGTCCTCAAAG GTGACGTTCCCCTCTCCTACGTTGTGGACCAAGATAACAGGACAGCGTGGATAACGGAGAAAGTCAATTTGGCCAAAAGTCAGTTTATGGATGGAATCAACCTCGACATTGAACAAGCGGTGGAGGAGGGCTCGCCAGAGTACCATGCTTTGACAGATCTGGTGAAAGAGACCACGGAGACGTTCCACAGGGAGATCCCAGGATCAcag GTCTCATTCGATGTTGCCTGGTCCCCACACTGTGTCGACGGGCGCTGTTACGACTACGTCACCATCGCTGAATCCTGCGACCTGCTGTTCGTCATGTCCTACGACGAGCAGAGTCAGATCATGGGGGACTGTATTGCCATGGCAAACGCTCCGCTCAATCAAACTCTAAATG CTTACGACGAGTATTTGAAACTGAAGATCGATCCAAAGAAGCTAGTGATGGGAGTTCCATGGTACGGCTATGACTACGTGTGTCTCAACCTTTCCCAG GAGGGAATATGCTCTATAGCCAAAGTTCCTTTCCGTGGAGCTCCCTGCAGCGATGCAGCCgggaaacagaaaacatacaAGTGGATCATGAAGCAGGTCAACAGCTCGATGTCTGGCAGGATGTGGGACAGCAAGCAGGAGGCTCCTTACATCAATTACAAG GACGACATTGGACGTATTCATCAGGTTTGGTATGATGATCCACAGAGTATTTGTGCCAAGACGGACTATGTGACATCTAGAGGCTTGAGGGGCGTTGGCATGTGGAACTCCAACATCTTGGACTACAGCGGCGAAGCTGTCGCCAGGCAACAGACGGTAATGATGTGGAATGCTCTGTTGGGATGCTAG